The sequence GATGGAATTCGACAATCGAGCGGCAGATGTTCAGCCCCATGCCCATGCCCTCGCTCTTGGTGGTGAAGAAGGCGTCGAACAGCTGTGACTTGATGTCGTCCGGCACGCCGTGGCCGCAATCGACAATCGCCACCTCCACCCGCTTGCTGCTGCTGCGCTGCACGCTGATCTGCAGCTCGCGCTGCGCCGGCGGCAGCTGCTGCATCGCCTCCATGCCGTTCTTGATCAGATTGAGCAGCACCTGCTCGATCAGGATCGGGTCGACGTTGACGGCGGGAAGGTTGGCCGCAAGGTGCACGTTGATCACCGAGCCTAGGCGGCGCGCCTCAATCTCGGCGATCGCCAGCGCGGCGTCGATGATGTCGGACGGCTGGCACGACTTGCACACCGGCTCGCTCTGCTTCACGAATTCGCGCACCCGGCGCACGATCTTGCCGGCACGTTCCGCCTGCGCGGTGATCTTTTCCATCACCGGGATCAGCGACTCCGCCGTGGCGCGGCCCTGGCGCAGGCGCTCGACGCAGCCGGCCTGGTAGTTGGCGATGGCCGACAGCGGCTGGTTCAGCTCGTGCGCCAGCGTCGACGCCATCTCGCCCATGGTGATCAGGCGCGAGGTGGCCTGCAGCTTGGCCATCTGTTCCTGGTAGCGCTGCTCGGCGTCGTGCTGCTCGGTGATGTCGGTGAGGATCAGCATCTGCGCCATGTCGCTGTCGACCCAGCGCACCGGGCGCGAGCGCAGCAGGAACCAGCGCTGCAGGTCATCCAGCCAGATCTCCTGATCGGCGCTGGCCTGCTGCAGCAGGCGGTACAACCGCAGGTCGCAGCACTCCGAGCTGTCCACCGTCTCCGGTGCGGCCAACCATTCGCGGTAGCGGTGGTTGCAGAACAGCAGCTGCTGGCTTTCGCCGCGCACCACCGCCACCGCCGCGTCCAGGCCCTCGATCACCGCGATGAAGCGTTCGTTGGCCGCCTCCAGCATCTGCTGCGCGTGGCGCTTCTCGGTCATGTCGGTCAGCGCCGCCATCCAGCCGGTCTGGTGGCCGTCGGCGTCGATCAGCGGTGAAATCAGCATCTGTGCGTAGAAGCGTTCGCCGTTCTTGCGCTGCATCACCGACTCGAACAGCTGCTGCGACTGCTCGCCGGACAGCGTCTGGCGCAGGGCGTCGTAGTTGTGGTGGGCGATATCCGGCGACCAGTACGGATACGGCGGCAGCAGCCCGATCAACTCCGCCTCGTCAAAGCCGGTGATGCGGCAGAACGCCGGATTGACGTAGGTGATGCGGCCGTCCAGCGCGATGGCGCGGATGCCGACCACCAGCGAATCCTCCATCGCCTTGCGGAACATGTACTCGTGGCGCAGCGCCTGCTCCGCCTGTTTTTCCGCGGTGATGTCACGGCCGGACAGGTACACCACGCCGGCATCCGGCAGCGGGCTCATCGCCCAGGCGATGGCGCGCACCTCCTGCGCGCGGTTGATCACCCGCGTCTCGACGTAGCGATCGACGCTGCCGGCCTCGATCACCTGCCGCAACAGCTGCTGCGTCGATTCGCGCTCGTCCGGGTGCAGGTAATTGAGGATCGAGGTGCCCAGCAGCTGTTCCGCCGGGTAGCCGAGGCCGCCGACAAAGGCCGGGTTGACGTGCAACAGGTAGCCGTCCTCGCGCATCACGCCCAGCCATTCGCGCGACAGGCCGTAGACACGGTCGCGCTCACGCTCGGCGTCGACGCGGCGGCGGATGTGGCGCGACAGGCTCATCAGGCTGAGCAGGGTCAGCAGCGACAGGCCGACGATCAGCCCGAGCTGGATCACGCGGCTCTTGTTGTGGTCGCCGCGCACCGGTCGCGCCACCAGCCGCAGCGGCGTGCCACCCAGCACGATGGTCTGCGACAGGCGCGACGACGGCGCGCCGTGGCTGTTGCGCACCAGCGATTGCTCGCCGTTGTTCAGCTCCAGATAGTATTTCTCGGCAAACCAGCTCGGCGGCACGCGGCGGATGAAGACATTGGCCTTGTAGATGCCGATCACCATGCCGCGGAACTGGGTGTCGCGGAACACCGGCACCATCAGGTCAAAACGCCACTCGCCGGATTCCAGCTGGTAGGGCTGGCTCATCACCGAGCGGCCGTCGGTACGCGCCTGCAGGTAGGCCGAGGCGGACACGCCGCTGAGGCCGGAGCCGACGGTGAGCCGGCTTTCCTCGTATGGCGCGATCCAGCGCAGGGTAAAGCTGTTGTCGGCCCACACTACCGCCGCCATCTCCGGGGTGTTGGCGAGAAACTCCGAGGCCTGCACCAGGAACTGGTCCTCGTCGATCGCCTCGCGGCCGATGTCGCGCGCCAGCCGCGACAGTTCGTCCTTGTGCTCGTCCAGGCGCAGGCGCAGCGTCTGCTCCGCCCACAGCGTGTCCTTGGCCAGATCGAGGCGCAGCTGCTCGGTCTCGCGCGCGTCCAGCGTCCACAGCATCACCGCCATGGTCAGGAAGAACAGCACGATGGTGCTGTTGGGCATCAGCCGGTAAAAACGGCTGCGCTTGAGGGACTGGTAAAAGCGTTGGGTTCGCATGGCGGCTACGGGCAAAGGTTGGCCGCAAGCGGGGCCAAAGTGTGATAATAGCGGGGAATGTGACCGTCAAGCCATCAGGAACCACCCGTGTATCGCACCCTTCGCCTGCTGTTGCTGTGCCTGCCGCTTGCCGCCACCGCGGCCGAAGCGCTCCGTATCGGCGTCTCCGGCCCGTTCACCGGCGGCTCGGCGCCGATGGGCATCAGCATGCGCAACGGCATCCGCCTGGCGGCGGCGGAGATCAACCGCAGCGGCGGCATCCGCGGCCGGCCGCTGCTGCTGATCGAGCGCGACGACATGGGGCGCTCCGACATCGGCATCCGCATCGCCCGCGAGCTGACGCTGCACCAGCGCGTGATCGCCAGCGTCGGCTTCGTCAACAGCGGCGTGGCGCTGGCCTCGCAGGGCCACTACCAGCAGGCCGGCATCCCGGCCATCACCGCGGTCGCCACCGCACCCAAGGTCACCGAACAGTTCGCACCACCGAAATACCCGCTCAACTACGTGTTCCGCGTCGCCGCCTCCGACGCGCAGCAGGCGCCGCTGATCGTGCGCGAGGCGAAACGCAGCGGCCTGAGCCGGCTGGCGATTTTCCACGACAAGACCAATTACGGCCGCATCGGCGAGGAAGAACTGATCAAGGCGCTGCGCCAGCAAGGGCTGAGCCCGGTCTATATCGGCCAGTTCCGCCTTGGCGAGCGCGACATGATTGCGCAACTGAGCCGGGCGCGCGATCTCGGGGCGCAGGCGATCCTGACCTACGCCATCGGCCCGGAACTGGCGCAGATCGCCAACTCGCTGGCGCAGATGGACTGGCGGCCACAGCTGATCGGCAGCTGGACGCTGTCGATGTCCAACTTCATCGACGACGCCGGCCCCAATGCCGAAGGCGCGCGCATGGTGCAGACCTTCATCAGCGACAGCACCGACCCGCTGCGGCAGGACTTTGTCGCCCGCTACCTGCAAACCTTCGGCGGCCGGCGCATTCCATCGGCGGTGTCGGCGGCGCAGGGCTACGACAGCCTGCTGCTGCTGGCGGCGGCACTGCGCCACAGCACCAGCACCGACGGCAAGGCCATCGTCCGCGCCCTGGAAAACCTGCCCGCGCCGGTCAAGGGCGTGATCACCACCTACCGCCAGCCGTTCTCCGCCAGCGACCACGACGCCATCGACCTGGCGGTACCGGTGATCGGCAAACTGCAGCACGGCGAAGTCGTCCACGCCTACAGCAACGAGCGCACGCAAAAACGCCGCCCCTAGCTCAGGCCAGGAACGGCGTTTTGTATACAAAAATGACGGTTAGCGACGCTCGGCGGAGTTCATGTACGACTCCAGCGCATGGCCGGCAGACTGGATGTGGAAGCGGATGAATTCCGCTGCCTCGTCCGCCTTGCCCTCGCGACACAGCTGCAACAGCTTGCTGTGCTCCTGGTGCGCCAGTTCCATGGTACGGGTGAACAGGATCTGCATCCGCGTGTAGCGGTCAGTCTTGTTGTGCAGCTGTTCGATCAGCGCCAGCGTGTTCGGGCGCTTGGCGGCACGATACAGCGCCAGGTGGAAGCGCGAATTCAGCTCGCCCCAGTGGCGGATGTCGTTGCTGACCAGCGCCTGCTCGAACTCCTTCAGCGTGGCCTCGGCAGCGGCGTGGTCCGCCTCGTCCTGACAGGGAATGGCCGCCCGCAGCAGCTCGCTCTCCAGCGTGGCGCGGATGTCCAGCAACTCCAGCACGTCATCCAGCGACAGCTTGGACACCAGCGCGCCCTTGTGGTCGATGATCTGGATCAGCCCCTCGGCCTCCAGCTGGCGCAAGGCTTCGCGCACCGGCACGCGGCTGACGCCGTATTCGTTGGAAAGGGCCTCCTGGCGCAGCTGCTGTCCATCGGCAAATTCGCCGGACAGGATGCGCTGGCGCAAGGATTCTGTAACCGCACTGGTCAGGGTCTGGCGTTTGATCGGCTGCAAGGTGGTCATGGTCACGCTCTGGCTATCGGATACATGCAAATGTATTCGATTATACGGTGAATTTCACCGGCCACAAGCGGAAAACAGGGAAGAAATGGAAAAACCCGGCACAAAGCCGGGTTTTTAACTGGGGTGGATGATGGGGCTCGAACCCACGACAACAGGAATCACAATCCTGGACTCTACCAACTGAGCTACATCCACCGCTGAGCGGTGCGCTTTGCCGCATTGCTGCAACAAGGCAAAAGGGGTGGGGTGGATGATGGGGCTCGAACCCACGACAACAGGAATCACAATCCTGGACTCTACCAACTGAGCTACATCCACCACAGATAAAACATGCTTGGCGCACCCGACAGGGTTCGAACCTGTAACCCCCAACTTAGAAGGTTGGTGCTCTATCCAATTGAGCTACGGGCACGTTATGCCGGGTTGTCTGTGGTCGGGGCGGTGGGATTCGAACTCACGACCCTCTGCTCCCAAAGCAGATGCGCTACCAGGCTGCGCTACGCCCCGACGACAGGAGGCGAACTATACGTGGCGAAAATCCGCCTGTCAACACCCGCGGTGCAATAAAATCGAAATGGATGATCCGCGCCCGCCAACGCCAGCGCGCGGCTGCCGCGACCCCAGATGCCGCACCGCACAAAAAAAGCACCGCCAATGCGCTAAAAGATTGAGCACCACCCCGGAAAAATGAGAAAATCCGGCTTTCGTTTACATCAAACCTTAATGGTGGATAGCAGCATGGCGGCACAACTTATCGACGGCAAAGCCGTCGCCGAAACCCTGATCAACCGTGTGCGCGAAGGCGTGGACGCCCGCGTGGCCGCAGGCAAGCGCGCTCCGGCGCTGGCCGTGATTCTGGTGGGCGACGATCCGGCCTCCGGCATCTACGTCAAGAACAAGAAACGTTCCTGCGAAAAGGCCGGCGTGCGCTCGGTAGCCTACGACCTGCCCGGCAGCACCTCGCAGGAGGAACTGCTGTCCATCATCGACACCCTCAATGCCGACGACGGTGTGGACGGCATCCTGGTGCAGCTGCCACTACCCAAGCAGATCGACCCGCAGCTGGTGATCGAGCGCATCAACCCGAAGAAGGACGTCGACGGTTTCCACCCGTACAACGTCGGCCGCCTGGCCACCAAGATGCCGTTGCTGCGCCCGTGCACCCCGCGCGGCGTAATGACACTGCTGGAAGAGTACGGCATCGACCCGAAGGGCAAGAACGTGGTGATCGTCGGCGCCTCCAACATCGTTGGCCGGCCGCAGGCACTGGAAATGCTGCTGGCGCGCGCCACGGTGACGGTATGCCATAGCGCCACCGCCGATCTCGCCGCCGAGGTTGGCCGCGCCGATATCGTGGTCGCCGGTGTCGGCATCCCGAAATTCGTGAAGGGTGAATGGCTGAAGCCGGGCGCGGTGGTGATCGACGTCGGCATCAACCGCCTGGACGACGGCAGCATCTGCGGCGACGTCGACTTCGCCGTGGCGCGCGAAGTGGCCAGCTTCATCACCCCGGTACCGGGCGGTGTCGGCCCGATGACCGTGGCCACGCTATTGCAAAACACGCTGGATGCGGCCAACCTCAACGCCTGATCGCAGACCGCATCCGCTTCGACGCCACAGTCTGCCTGCCGACTGTGGCGTTTGTTTTCCGAAAACCAATAACAAAGAGCGCACCATGAGCAACAAGCACTCGGCCACCCTGCTGGTCAGCTGCCCCGACAGCCAGGGGCTGGTGGCGGCCATCGCCAATTTCCTGCTGACCTACAACGCCAACATCCTGCACGCCGACCAGCATCAGGACCCGGTGGAGAACCTGTTCCTGATGCGGATCCAGTGGGATCTGCACGGCTTCAGCCTGCCGATGGAAAGCTTCGCCGCCGCCTTTGCCCCGATCGCGGAAAAGCACAACATGAGCTGGGAAGTGTCGCTATCGTCGCGTAAACCGCGGATGGCGATCTTCGTGTCGAAATACGAGCACTGCCTGGTCGACCTGCTGCACCGCTGGCGCATCGGCGAGCTGGACTGCGACATTCCGCTGATCGTGTCCAACCACGAGGACTGCCGCGGCCTGGCCGAGTATCACGGCATTCCCTACCACGTGATCAACGTCACCCGCGACAACAAGGAACAGGCCGAGGCGCAGCAGTGGCAACTGCTGGAAGACGCCGGCGTCGACCTGATCGTACTGGCGCGCTACATGCAGGTGCTGTCGCACAAGTTCGTCGAGCGCTACCCGCACCGCGTCATCAACATCCACCACAGCTTCCTGCCGGCGTTTGACGGGGCCAAGCCCTACCACCGCGCCTTTGCCCGCGGCGTGAAGCTGATCGGCGCCACCAGCCACTACGTGACCGAAATCCTCGACGACGGCCCGATCATCGAGCAGGAAGTGATGCGCATCTCGCACCGCGACGATGTCGACGACCTGATCCAGAAAGGTCGCGACCTGGAGCGGGTGGTCCTGTCGCGCGCGGTACGCTGGCACCTGGAGAACCGCATCCTGGCCTACAACAACAAGACCGTCATTTTTGACTGAACCATGAACCTGCCCCTCATCAACGACGCGCTGGCCATGCTGCGCCTGCAGTTCCAGCCGCTGGCGCACTACCAGTACCCGACCCGACACCTGGCCATGGCCTTGCTGCTGCTGGGGGTGGTCGCCGCCGCCAGCGCACCGGCCGGCATGGGCGAACCGCTGAACGTGATCCTGTTCTTCACCGTCTACGTCACGCTAGAGACCCTGCTCTACGGCCGCTTCATGCAGTGGTGGCTGCGCCGCGCCAGTGTCGCCGACATACCGTCGCTGACCGGTACCATCGTCGCCGCCAGCGCCATCCAGCTGCTGGACCCGCTCAGCAGCTGGCTGCCGGACGACGTCGCCAGCGTGGCCAGCATGACCATCGGCATGATCGGGCTGTGGCTACTGGTGTCGGCACTGGCGTTCGGCAGCGGCCTCACCAAGCTGCGCATCCTGCTGGGCACCCTGCTGTTCGCGCCGGTGGCGCTGTTCTTGTCTTTCGTACTGATGAACGGAGCCACCGGCCTCGGCCTGGTGACGATGCCGGAAGAGCTGCAACGCGCGCTGCAGCAGGCGGAACAACAGGCCGACGCCAAGCCGGCCGCCGACAGTGTGCCAGCGCAGTAAGCGCCACCAACAAAACCCCGACCCTGCGTTGCGCCTCCTTGCCGTACTACTGGTACTGTCTGCGTCGGCGCGCCTGGGCTCAGGTGCGCTGCGAGGTCTTGTTAGCGACGCTAGACGCTAAACCTGGCTCACGGCTCTTCCTCGGCCGGAGCCAGCAGCGCGGCCGCCAATGCCGCGCGCACCGCATCTGCCTGGAACGGTGCGGCAAAGCGGCAGTGAAATTCACCGTGCCGGTACAGCGCGAAGGCCGGCAGCTGGAACAGCTCGAAACGGTTGGCCAGTGCCTGCGCGCAGGCGACATCGACATAGAACAGCCGCACCGCGCCATCACCCAGCCATTGCGGCAACTGCCGGTACCAGCCGCGACAGGCGCCGCACGCTGGCTGGCCGAACATCACCAGCGCCGTGTCGCCGCTGGCCACCAGCGCGTGATCGAAGCCGAATTCGTCCAGCGCCTGCCAGCCCGTCATCACTCCACCTTGGCGATATAGCGGGCCAGCTTGAGCATGGCGCGCACCGCCTCGCTCTTGGCGCCCTCCTCGCCGCGCAGCTTGGCGTAGCGGCGCAGGATGGCGCGCGACTCGATGTGGATGTCCATGTCGGCATCCGGCGATGTCACCAGCGTCAGGCGGCTGCCGCCCTCCTGCAGCCGCGGCAGGCCCTGCGCGATCACCAAGTACACCTTGTGCGCATTGTGCTGGGTGATGTGATCGAACAGGTAGAGCATGGAATTGATGCGCAAGCCGGTCTGATCGCGGATCTGGCGGATCAGCGCCTGCGAGCGCAGTTCGCCGCGTTGCGACACGCCGCCGGGCAGGCAAAAACGGCTGTTGGCCGAGGCCGTCATCAGCACGCCATCGGGCAACTCGATGATGGCGGTGGCGCG is a genomic window of Vogesella indigofera containing:
- a CDS encoding PAS domain S-box protein, which translates into the protein MRTQRFYQSLKRSRFYRLMPNSTIVLFFLTMAVMLWTLDARETEQLRLDLAKDTLWAEQTLRLRLDEHKDELSRLARDIGREAIDEDQFLVQASEFLANTPEMAAVVWADNSFTLRWIAPYEESRLTVGSGLSGVSASAYLQARTDGRSVMSQPYQLESGEWRFDLMVPVFRDTQFRGMVIGIYKANVFIRRVPPSWFAEKYYLELNNGEQSLVRNSHGAPSSRLSQTIVLGGTPLRLVARPVRGDHNKSRVIQLGLIVGLSLLTLLSLMSLSRHIRRRVDAERERDRVYGLSREWLGVMREDGYLLHVNPAFVGGLGYPAEQLLGTSILNYLHPDERESTQQLLRQVIEAGSVDRYVETRVINRAQEVRAIAWAMSPLPDAGVVYLSGRDITAEKQAEQALRHEYMFRKAMEDSLVVGIRAIALDGRITYVNPAFCRITGFDEAELIGLLPPYPYWSPDIAHHNYDALRQTLSGEQSQQLFESVMQRKNGERFYAQMLISPLIDADGHQTGWMAALTDMTEKRHAQQMLEAANERFIAVIEGLDAAVAVVRGESQQLLFCNHRYREWLAAPETVDSSECCDLRLYRLLQQASADQEIWLDDLQRWFLLRSRPVRWVDSDMAQMLILTDITEQHDAEQRYQEQMAKLQATSRLITMGEMASTLAHELNQPLSAIANYQAGCVERLRQGRATAESLIPVMEKITAQAERAGKIVRRVREFVKQSEPVCKSCQPSDIIDAALAIAEIEARRLGSVINVHLAANLPAVNVDPILIEQVLLNLIKNGMEAMQQLPPAQRELQISVQRSSSKRVEVAIVDCGHGVPDDIKSQLFDAFFTTKSEGMGMGLNICRSIVEFHQGQLSVEDHPLGGTIFRFTLPVYEP
- a CDS encoding ABC transporter substrate-binding protein; translated protein: MYRTLRLLLLCLPLAATAAEALRIGVSGPFTGGSAPMGISMRNGIRLAAAEINRSGGIRGRPLLLIERDDMGRSDIGIRIARELTLHQRVIASVGFVNSGVALASQGHYQQAGIPAITAVATAPKVTEQFAPPKYPLNYVFRVAASDAQQAPLIVREAKRSGLSRLAIFHDKTNYGRIGEEELIKALRQQGLSPVYIGQFRLGERDMIAQLSRARDLGAQAILTYAIGPELAQIANSLAQMDWRPQLIGSWTLSMSNFIDDAGPNAEGARMVQTFISDSTDPLRQDFVARYLQTFGGRRIPSAVSAAQGYDSLLLLAAALRHSTSTDGKAIVRALENLPAPVKGVITTYRQPFSASDHDAIDLAVPVIGKLQHGEVVHAYSNERTQKRRP
- a CDS encoding GntR family transcriptional regulator, giving the protein MTTLQPIKRQTLTSAVTESLRQRILSGEFADGQQLRQEALSNEYGVSRVPVREALRQLEAEGLIQIIDHKGALVSKLSLDDVLELLDIRATLESELLRAAIPCQDEADHAAAEATLKEFEQALVSNDIRHWGELNSRFHLALYRAAKRPNTLALIEQLHNKTDRYTRMQILFTRTMELAHQEHSKLLQLCREGKADEAAEFIRFHIQSAGHALESYMNSAERR
- the folD gene encoding bifunctional methylenetetrahydrofolate dehydrogenase/methenyltetrahydrofolate cyclohydrolase FolD, which gives rise to MAAQLIDGKAVAETLINRVREGVDARVAAGKRAPALAVILVGDDPASGIYVKNKKRSCEKAGVRSVAYDLPGSTSQEELLSIIDTLNADDGVDGILVQLPLPKQIDPQLVIERINPKKDVDGFHPYNVGRLATKMPLLRPCTPRGVMTLLEEYGIDPKGKNVVIVGASNIVGRPQALEMLLARATVTVCHSATADLAAEVGRADIVVAGVGIPKFVKGEWLKPGAVVIDVGINRLDDGSICGDVDFAVAREVASFITPVPGGVGPMTVATLLQNTLDAANLNA
- the purU gene encoding formyltetrahydrofolate deformylase → MSNKHSATLLVSCPDSQGLVAAIANFLLTYNANILHADQHQDPVENLFLMRIQWDLHGFSLPMESFAAAFAPIAEKHNMSWEVSLSSRKPRMAIFVSKYEHCLVDLLHRWRIGELDCDIPLIVSNHEDCRGLAEYHGIPYHVINVTRDNKEQAEAQQWQLLEDAGVDLIVLARYMQVLSHKFVERYPHRVINIHHSFLPAFDGAKPYHRAFARGVKLIGATSHYVTEILDDGPIIEQEVMRISHRDDVDDLIQKGRDLERVVLSRAVRWHLENRILAYNNKTVIFD
- a CDS encoding thioredoxin family protein, translating into MTGWQALDEFGFDHALVASGDTALVMFGQPACGACRGWYRQLPQWLGDGAVRLFYVDVACAQALANRFELFQLPAFALYRHGEFHCRFAAPFQADAVRAALAAALLAPAEEEP
- a CDS encoding NUDIX domain-containing protein, producing MQIVSERNPRDTRLCPTLPRRATAIIELPDGVLMTASANSRFCLPGGVSQRGELRSQALIRQIRDQTGLRINSMLYLFDHITQHNAHKVYLVIAQGLPRLQEGGSRLTLVTSPDADMDIHIESRAILRRYAKLRGEEGAKSEAVRAMLKLARYIAKVE